Genomic segment of Serinus canaria isolate serCan28SL12 unplaced genomic scaffold, serCan2020 HiC_scaffold_585, whole genome shotgun sequence:
GGCAGGTGCAAGAGCAAGGTGTACCCGGAGGAGCTGCCCAACACCAGCGTGGTGATCGTGTTCCACAACGAGGCCTGGAGCACGCTGCTCAGGACCATCCACAGCGTGCTGGAGCGCTCCCCGCCGCGCCTGCTGGCCGAGATCCTCCTGGTGGACGATGCCAGCGAGagaggtggggctggagcagcagctgccatcccacatcccatcccctcctcctgcagctcagggagggctggcagcGGGGTTCCCAGCCAGCTCATCCCGGCAGTGTGGGATCCAGAGGGAGTGGGGAGAGGGGGGTGGAAAAACTTCCTGGAATCCAGGATGGTTTGGCTTGGAGGAGA
This window contains:
- the LOC127061312 gene encoding polypeptide N-acetylgalactosaminyltransferase 13-like; protein product: MGRAVLIPKEEQEKMKELFKINQFNLLASDRIALNRSLPDVRLDGCKSKVYPEELPNTSVVIVFHNEAWSTLLRTIHSVLERSPPRLLAEILLVDDASER